The Rhodococcus triatomae genome includes a window with the following:
- a CDS encoding alpha-(1->3)-arabinofuranosyltransferase, producing MSRRSPTDPLSRRWLFAATALAFVLSFLQSPGLIAADTKYDLTENPLGFLGRAAHLWSSQAPMGQVQNQAYGYFFPHGAFFALGDLAHVPAWITQRLWWALVLVAGFWGVIRLAEALGIGSRSSRIIAAVAFALSPRVLTTLGSISSETLPMMLAPWVLLPLVYVTRPRPGAPPRSLPRLAAQSALAVALMGAVNAVATLLACLVAGLWWIAHRPNRRWWVFTAWWIPCLVAATVWWVVPLLLLGRVSPPFLDYIESSGVTTQWTSLAEVLRGTGSWTPFVSPERIAGAVLVTQPAVVVATGLIAAAGLAGLAMRSMPARGRLVLILMVGIAGLAVGYAGELASPVADQVRMFLDGAGAPLRNVHKLEPLVRLPLVLGLAHLLAKVPLPGSVPGPRWRSALAHPEREPMVAVTTALLIAITLTTSLAWTGKLAPRGAYAEVPGHWHEAARWLEENTRGDGPGDSDTGRALVVPGAPFGDQVWGLTRDEPLQALADTPWAVRDSVPLTPPGTIRALDSVQRLIADGRPSDGLAATLLGQGVHYLVVRNDLHPDTSRSPRPILVHQAIEGSPGLTKVAEFGEDIGPEPVEDLVRDGDLRPAYPAIEIFRVELPGTAGTVAPGPYTVDAATVPRVQGGPESVQRLHENGAVPGPGPVLLAADAERAGLPVDSLIVTDTPRNRETDYGQVDNHSSGLRAPDDPRRTHNLVADYPVPDTPLVEGEWEGARVSVSSSAADATQLGGTSPGSGAAAVVDGDTATGWFSNVLHGALGQWVQFDLDTPVSSGVVHVTTSPAALGPAVRWMELSTANGTTAVRVDQPGEPVTVALPGGTTDWFRITATRTADGSGGVQFGVGEIAIEDFGTADAATGIEPQMVPVTHRTVLPPTPPGAQVTGWDLSQELPGRAACVEGPDRVRCGNAFAMPPEEGSSFTRTLSVPDAATVTPQLTVRARPGAPLEDLLARDAPTARGRSDLPDLRGGAYAATDGDPRTSWTAARDTVGGRTEKPTLTIELPAPTEVTGLELTASPGDLPATAQRVAVDLGNGTQVRDVGDDGIVELAPYETDRIVLSIVSWDELYDAGGFGLTRLPAGLAEVGVLGADGQPLPGSGVLPESEASGRIVSVGCDAGPVLSIGGHVVRTQLSATVGELLSGAPVVATACDDASAPLPSGRVDVAADPTSAFVVDSLRLPVLPEAPQAADRSPVTATAWTDSHREVTLAPADGSGEDRLLVVPESTNIGWVATTEDGTELSPVVVNGWQQGWVVPAGATGTVTLDYPLDRWYRTGIFGGLLLLLPLALLALWPTRCAPREFGPAPRPWRSTTAAWLGVLATATVAAGVTGAVIVLLGTAGALGLARWRGPATAARTLVGVAGVATTTGMLLLSTGPWRGPDGYVGHSWLIQFAVLTGLVAAGLAVVPLGRSARRAWRRWTSRRDGSSISA from the coding sequence CTGTCGCGGCGGAGCCCGACCGATCCGCTGTCGCGGCGGTGGCTGTTCGCCGCCACCGCTCTCGCGTTCGTTCTCAGTTTCCTGCAGTCGCCGGGGCTGATCGCCGCCGACACCAAGTACGACCTGACCGAGAATCCCCTCGGATTCCTCGGGCGCGCCGCACACCTGTGGAGTAGTCAGGCCCCGATGGGGCAGGTCCAGAACCAGGCGTACGGATACTTCTTCCCACACGGCGCGTTCTTCGCGCTCGGCGATCTCGCCCACGTACCCGCCTGGATCACCCAGCGACTGTGGTGGGCGTTGGTTCTGGTCGCCGGATTCTGGGGTGTGATCCGGCTGGCCGAGGCACTCGGTATCGGATCGCGCAGTTCCCGGATCATCGCCGCGGTCGCCTTCGCGCTGTCCCCGCGCGTCCTCACCACGCTCGGCTCGATCTCGTCCGAGACCCTGCCGATGATGCTGGCGCCGTGGGTGCTCCTCCCCCTCGTGTACGTCACCCGCCCGAGGCCCGGCGCACCGCCACGTTCGCTGCCCCGGCTGGCCGCGCAGTCCGCGCTGGCCGTTGCGCTCATGGGTGCCGTCAACGCCGTCGCCACGCTGCTCGCCTGCCTCGTCGCCGGTCTCTGGTGGATCGCGCACCGGCCGAACCGGCGGTGGTGGGTGTTCACGGCCTGGTGGATCCCGTGCCTCGTCGCCGCGACGGTGTGGTGGGTCGTCCCGCTGCTCCTGCTGGGCCGGGTCAGCCCGCCGTTCCTCGACTACATCGAGTCCTCCGGGGTCACCACCCAGTGGACCTCACTCGCCGAGGTGCTCCGCGGCACCGGGAGCTGGACGCCGTTCGTCTCTCCCGAACGCATCGCGGGTGCCGTCCTCGTCACCCAGCCCGCCGTCGTCGTCGCCACCGGCCTGATCGCCGCCGCCGGGCTGGCGGGGCTCGCGATGCGCTCGATGCCCGCCCGCGGCCGACTCGTCCTGATCCTGATGGTCGGTATCGCCGGCCTGGCCGTGGGGTACGCCGGGGAGCTCGCGTCCCCGGTCGCGGACCAGGTGCGGATGTTCCTCGACGGCGCCGGGGCCCCGCTGCGGAACGTGCACAAACTGGAACCGCTGGTGCGCCTGCCACTCGTCCTCGGACTGGCGCACCTGCTCGCGAAGGTGCCGCTGCCCGGATCCGTCCCCGGCCCGCGGTGGCGCTCGGCCCTCGCCCACCCCGAACGGGAGCCGATGGTCGCCGTCACCACCGCGCTGCTCATCGCGATCACCCTCACCACCTCCCTGGCCTGGACCGGCAAACTCGCACCGCGGGGGGCCTACGCGGAGGTGCCCGGTCACTGGCACGAGGCCGCACGGTGGCTGGAGGAGAACACCCGCGGTGACGGCCCTGGCGACTCCGACACCGGCCGTGCCCTGGTGGTGCCCGGTGCCCCGTTCGGCGACCAGGTGTGGGGGCTCACCCGCGACGAACCGTTGCAGGCGCTCGCCGACACCCCGTGGGCGGTACGCGACTCGGTCCCGCTGACCCCGCCCGGCACGATCCGCGCCCTGGACTCGGTCCAACGCCTGATCGCCGACGGCCGCCCCTCGGACGGCCTCGCCGCGACCCTGCTCGGGCAGGGCGTGCACTACCTCGTCGTCCGCAACGACCTGCACCCGGACACCTCGCGATCACCGCGGCCGATCCTCGTACATCAGGCGATCGAGGGATCGCCCGGCTTGACGAAGGTCGCCGAGTTCGGCGAGGACATCGGACCGGAACCGGTGGAAGACCTGGTCCGCGACGGCGACCTGCGACCCGCCTACCCGGCGATCGAGATCTTTCGGGTGGAGCTGCCCGGCACTGCCGGAACGGTCGCCCCCGGCCCGTACACCGTCGACGCCGCCACGGTGCCACGGGTCCAGGGCGGGCCGGAGTCGGTGCAGCGGCTCCACGAGAACGGCGCAGTACCCGGCCCGGGTCCGGTGCTGCTCGCCGCGGACGCCGAGCGCGCCGGCCTCCCCGTGGATTCGCTGATCGTCACCGACACCCCCCGCAACCGGGAGACCGACTACGGGCAGGTCGACAACCACAGCTCGGGACTCCGTGCCCCCGACGACCCGCGGCGTACCCACAACCTCGTCGCCGACTACCCCGTGCCCGACACCCCGCTCGTCGAGGGCGAATGGGAAGGTGCCCGCGTCAGCGTGTCGAGTTCCGCCGCGGACGCCACCCAGCTCGGGGGCACGTCGCCCGGTTCCGGCGCCGCCGCCGTCGTGGACGGGGACACCGCCACCGGGTGGTTCAGCAACGTGTTGCACGGGGCGCTCGGCCAGTGGGTGCAATTCGACCTCGACACCCCTGTCAGCAGCGGCGTCGTCCACGTCACCACCAGTCCGGCGGCGCTGGGGCCCGCGGTCCGCTGGATGGAACTGTCCACCGCCAACGGCACCACCGCGGTACGCGTGGACCAGCCCGGGGAGCCGGTGACGGTCGCGTTGCCCGGCGGCACGACCGACTGGTTCCGGATCACCGCCACCCGGACCGCGGACGGGAGCGGGGGCGTCCAGTTCGGTGTCGGCGAGATCGCGATCGAGGACTTCGGCACGGCGGACGCGGCGACGGGTATCGAGCCGCAGATGGTTCCGGTCACGCACCGCACGGTGCTGCCGCCCACGCCGCCGGGCGCCCAGGTCACCGGCTGGGACCTGAGCCAGGAGTTGCCGGGCCGCGCCGCCTGTGTGGAAGGACCGGACCGGGTGCGCTGCGGCAACGCGTTCGCCATGCCGCCCGAGGAAGGCAGCTCCTTCACCCGCACCCTGTCGGTTCCCGACGCGGCCACCGTCACCCCGCAACTGACCGTTCGGGCCAGGCCCGGCGCCCCGCTCGAGGACCTTCTCGCCCGGGACGCGCCGACTGCCCGGGGGCGCAGCGACCTCCCCGATCTGCGCGGCGGCGCCTACGCCGCGACCGACGGGGATCCCCGCACCTCGTGGACCGCGGCGCGCGACACCGTCGGCGGGCGGACCGAGAAACCGACCCTCACCATCGAGCTCCCCGCACCGACGGAGGTCACCGGGCTCGAACTGACCGCGAGCCCGGGGGATCTGCCCGCCACCGCGCAACGGGTGGCCGTCGACCTCGGCAACGGAACCCAGGTACGGGACGTCGGCGACGACGGCATCGTCGAGCTCGCCCCGTACGAGACCGATCGCATCGTCCTGAGCATCGTGTCGTGGGACGAGCTCTACGACGCGGGCGGATTCGGTCTGACGCGGCTCCCCGCCGGGCTGGCGGAAGTGGGTGTGCTCGGCGCGGACGGGCAGCCACTGCCCGGCTCCGGCGTCCTCCCCGAGTCGGAGGCGAGCGGCCGCATCGTGTCCGTGGGCTGCGACGCCGGCCCTGTGCTCTCGATCGGCGGTCACGTCGTCCGCACCCAGCTCTCGGCCACGGTCGGCGAATTGCTCTCCGGTGCACCGGTGGTCGCGACCGCGTGCGACGACGCCTCCGCTCCGCTCCCGTCCGGCCGGGTGGACGTCGCCGCGGACCCGACATCGGCATTCGTCGTGGACAGCCTGCGGCTGCCGGTTCTTCCGGAGGCCCCGCAGGCAGCGGACCGGAGCCCGGTCACGGCCACCGCGTGGACGGACTCCCACCGCGAGGTCACTCTCGCCCCCGCGGACGGGAGCGGGGAGGACCGGCTCCTGGTGGTGCCCGAGAGCACGAACATCGGGTGGGTCGCGACCACCGAGGACGGCACCGAACTGAGCCCGGTGGTGGTGAACGGCTGGCAGCAGGGTTGGGTCGTCCCGGCCGGGGCCACCGGAACGGTGACGCTGGACTACCCCCTCGACCGCTGGTACCGGACAGGCATCTTCGGTGGACTGCTGCTCCTGCTTCCCCTGGCTCTGCTGGCACTGTGGCCCACGCGCTGCGCCCCGCGCGAGTTCGGACCCGCACCGCGCCCGTGGCGCAGCACCACCGCGGCGTGGCTGGGAGTACTCGCCACGGCGACCGTCGCGGCGGGAGTCACGGGCGCCGTGATCGTGCTACTCGGCACGGCCGGGGCGCTGGGGCTGGCCCGGTGGCGTGGACCCGCCACCGCCGCCCGGACCCTGGTCGGCGTCGCCGGGGTGGCGACCACGACCGGGATGCTGCTGCTCTCCACCGGACCGTGGCGCGGCCCGGACGGCTACGTGGGCCACTCGTGGCTGATTCAGTTCGCGGTACTCACCGGGCTGGTGGCGGCCGGGCTCGCGGTGGTGCCCCTCGGACGGTCGGCCCGCCGGGCCTGGCGACGCTGGACCTCGCGGCGGGACGGTTCCTCGATCAGCGCGTAG
- a CDS encoding DUF2613 domain-containing protein — translation MAKFLVPGVVSAVAGAVLGTVTVLGVTAAAQQNSRPEIDRSGNANSSVLNQVEYGER, via the coding sequence ATGGCGAAGTTCCTGGTGCCCGGGGTAGTCAGCGCCGTTGCCGGAGCAGTTCTGGGCACCGTGACCGTGCTGGGCGTCACCGCCGCAGCGCAGCAGAACAGCCGTCCGGAGATCGACCGCAGCGGCAACGCCAACTCGTCCGTGCTGAACCAGGTTGAGTACGGCGAGCGCTGA